One Candidatus Niyogibacteria bacterium genomic region harbors:
- a CDS encoding GNAT family N-acetyltransferase, with protein sequence MENNAVSLRGKKVALCVPDRIKHLENAIKWMNDPEVTQFVTTYLPVTRDFEEAWFDNLGKEREKNVVFAIETKDGKHIGFTGLHNINWHDRTAVVGAIIGDKEYWGKGHGTDSMMILLSYAFLTLDLRKVRASILAFNQRSLKHAIKCGYRKEGVSEKQYYKNGKYVDEILMAVFKNKWILFQNREFREKGELTFPQDICPKCAGKMKKLARPVSRSEYRNCWRCEDCGFETELTEMQK encoded by the coding sequence ATGGAAAATAACGCCGTATCTCTTCGCGGAAAAAAAGTTGCGCTATGTGTTCCGGATAGAATTAAACATCTTGAAAATGCCATCAAATGGATGAACGATCCGGAGGTAACCCAATTCGTCACCACTTATTTGCCGGTAACCAGAGATTTTGAAGAGGCGTGGTTTGATAATTTGGGAAAAGAGCGCGAAAAAAACGTCGTTTTCGCGATTGAAACCAAGGACGGCAAACACATCGGCTTTACCGGACTGCATAATATAAATTGGCACGACCGAACAGCTGTCGTCGGAGCCATAATAGGCGATAAGGAATATTGGGGCAAAGGACACGGAACAGATTCAATGATGATTTTACTTTCTTACGCTTTTCTTACTCTGGATTTAAGAAAGGTGCGCGCTTCGATTCTGGCTTTTAATCAAAGAAGTTTGAAACACGCGATCAAATGTGGCTATCGCAAGGAAGGCGTTTCAGAAAAACAATACTATAAAAACGGAAAGTATGTTGATGAAATTTTGATGGCCGTTTTCAAGAATAAATGGATTTTGTTTCAGAATAGGGAGTTTCGTGAAAAAGGGGAATTGACCTTTCCGCAAGATATTTGTCCGAAATGCGCTGGAAAAATGAAAAAGCTTGCGAGGCCGGTCAGTCGTTCGGAATATCGGAATTGTTGGCGCTGCGAAGATTGCGGTTTTGAGACCGAACTGACAGAGATGCAGAAATAA
- a CDS encoding ATP-grasp domain-containing protein — MILYNAANIEPLQKIENHFDSELNDQEDVQDVKDVKQALEKTGLNVRTLNLKNSDSKITAALEKIQPDVIFNLCVSLHNHPHRSLTEMYVAGWLELLKLPYTGAPPMPLGLSLNKMRCKQILRSSGIPVPPSVYAPIGEKPNLESITPPFIIKPVREDGSVGITKKSVVGTFQEAEEKIQFIHGRYKQPALVEEFIEGREFTVVVVDNPPRIFGIGELDFSGLDPTEPKVFSYEAKWNSTKREYGTRARFPAQIETILKNRLEKIALKAFQLLGCRDYARIDIRVSENRRPYILEVNSNPDISLNEEFGDAAKVAGIDYNDLIRDIVENALRRGNKTLT, encoded by the coding sequence TTGATTTTATACAACGCCGCGAACATCGAACCACTGCAAAAAATAGAAAACCATTTTGATTCCGAGCTCAACGATCAAGAAGATGTGCAGGATGTTAAAGACGTAAAACAAGCCCTGGAAAAAACGGGGCTTAATGTCCGAACATTAAATCTAAAAAATTCTGATTCCAAAATTACAGCCGCGCTTGAAAAAATACAGCCGGATGTGATTTTTAATTTATGTGTGTCTCTTCATAATCACCCGCACAGGAGTCTAACGGAAATGTATGTTGCCGGATGGCTGGAACTTTTAAAGTTGCCTTACACCGGCGCCCCACCTATGCCGTTGGGCCTTTCGTTAAATAAGATGCGCTGCAAACAAATTTTACGCTCTTCGGGCATTCCGGTTCCGCCATCGGTTTACGCCCCCATTGGAGAAAAACCGAATCTTGAATCAATAACCCCGCCTTTTATTATCAAACCGGTCAGAGAAGATGGCAGCGTCGGCATCACTAAAAAATCCGTAGTCGGAACATTTCAAGAGGCGGAAGAAAAAATACAATTCATTCACGGGCGATATAAGCAGCCGGCGCTGGTTGAAGAATTCATTGAAGGACGGGAGTTTACCGTGGTGGTCGTAGACAATCCTCCAAGAATTTTTGGAATTGGAGAACTTGATTTCAGCGGCTTGGATCCGACAGAACCTAAAGTATTCTCATACGAAGCAAAGTGGAATTCCACAAAAAGAGAATATGGCACTAGAGCTCGTTTTCCGGCACAAATTGAAACCATATTAAAAAACCGCCTCGAAAAAATAGCGCTCAAGGCCTTTCAATTGCTCGGTTGTCGTGATTACGCCAGAATTGATATACGAGTCAGCGAAAACAGAAGGCCTTATATTTTAGAAGTTAATTCCAATCCCGACATATCATTAAATGAAGAGTTCGGCGATGCGGCCAAAGTTGCGGGCATTGATTATAACGATTTAATCAGGGACATTGTAGAAAACGCGCTGCGTCGGGGAAATAAAACATTAACTTGA
- a CDS encoding class I tRNA ligase family protein, whose translation MTDKDSEHKKSFSESEKEILEYWRKNKIFEETLDKTEKGRPFVFYEGPPYANGRPGIHHALARAFKDAILRFKTMRGFYVRRKAGWDTHGLPTEMEVEKKLGLASKKDIEEKVGLEKFVEEAKKSVFGYKEEWERLTDRMAYWLDLKNPYVTMTNGYIESLWSVFSKIAENGYLYKDYKVLPWCPRCGTSLSSHELAQGYKKVKDESVYVKFPLKQPKSYLLVWTTTPWTLPGNIALAVNPKIGYATVEKNGERLILAKSRLEVLEEDYKEINEQKGKDLIGLEYEPLYPISNIKHSTSDYKIVESDFVTAEDGTGILHVAPAFGREDQEIGKKEKLPTPITVDEEGKLKAPGYAWDGRYFKDANPLIIEDLKNRQLLFKTELYEHDYPFCWRCQSPLIYFAKNSWFLKTTAVKNQMIAENKKIGWHPEFIRDGRFGEWLSENVDWAISRERYWGTPLPIWQCNASGCGHQEIIGSLEELDKFGTKRTTRVFIMRHGEADHNVNGYVGPVINGSGLTAKGRKQVEKEVKKLVKEKIDIIISSPLTRAKQTAEIVSKTLGAKIEVNENIYDYNWGKLQGKTVAEGNKLFPLERRFKESPPGGESIPDVRARMMMELRKVVKKHGGKNILIISHGDPIWILNAALEGAEEKDYPRLWYPKTGEAKELKLHNWPYNRAGELDLHRPYIDLIDLVCAKCGGEMKRVKEVADVWFDSGAVPFAQDNFLFGAKAKRPSQYPADYIAEGVDQTRGWFYTLLAVSSLLKLPAPYKNVLVLGLVLDEKGEKMSKSRGNAAEPLTLFEKYGADAVRWYFYTVNQPWDEKLFKESDIAEASRRFLNIFWNSFVYWRTYKDKGSVLKKKPRLLINKWLDIRLNQVGYDATEALEKFDIVRAARMIENFVAEDLSRWYIRRIRDAIRFGSKPEKKEISDIFGLALREVSKLAAPFIPFLTDRMFLEVMKNGSIHLEKWTKFKKPSVSEKKLVEEMNEARRIVSLGLEARAKAGIKVRQPLALLKIRNPKSEIRNKKEFLNLIEGEVNIKKIVFDPKIKDEVELDINITPELKEEGQLRELIRHIQEKRKEAGFKPSDKITFAALTDSKGAAFVKKFEAILKKEAGIKIIIFGEAKQERGPLISLKFNI comes from the coding sequence ATGACCGACAAGGATTCGGAACATAAAAAATCATTTTCCGAAAGTGAGAAAGAAATTTTGGAATACTGGCGGAAAAATAAAATTTTTGAAGAAACCCTTGATAAAACCGAAAAGGGCAGGCCATTCGTGTTTTACGAGGGACCCCCTTACGCCAATGGCCGGCCGGGTATTCATCACGCGCTTGCCCGCGCCTTCAAAGACGCGATTTTGCGTTTTAAGACCATGCGGGGATTTTATGTCCGCAGGAAAGCCGGATGGGATACTCACGGATTGCCGACTGAAATGGAAGTCGAGAAAAAACTCGGTTTGGCTTCCAAAAAAGATATAGAAGAAAAAGTCGGATTGGAAAAATTCGTTGAGGAAGCCAAAAAAAGCGTGTTCGGCTACAAAGAAGAATGGGAAAGACTGACCGACCGAATGGCTTACTGGCTTGATTTAAAAAATCCGTACGTGACTATGACCAATGGCTATATTGAGTCGCTCTGGTCGGTTTTTTCCAAGATCGCGGAAAACGGATATTTGTATAAGGACTACAAGGTTTTGCCGTGGTGTCCGCGATGCGGAACCTCGCTTTCGTCGCATGAACTCGCGCAGGGTTATAAAAAGGTAAAAGACGAATCAGTGTATGTTAAATTTCCCCTCAAACAACCTAAAAGCTATTTATTGGTTTGGACGACGACTCCCTGGACTTTGCCGGGCAACATTGCTTTGGCGGTCAATCCGAAAATCGGCTACGCGACGGTTGAAAAAAACGGCGAGCGGCTGATTTTGGCTAAAAGCCGGCTTGAAGTTCTTGAAGAAGATTATAAAGAAATAAACGAACAAAAAGGCAAAGATCTGATCGGTCTGGAATATGAGCCGCTTTATCCAATATCTAACATTAAACATTCAACATCCGATTATAAGATAGTAGAGTCGGATTTCGTAACTGCCGAAGACGGCACCGGCATTTTGCATGTAGCTCCGGCATTCGGCAGAGAGGACCAGGAAATAGGCAAAAAAGAAAAATTGCCAACTCCGATCACGGTGGACGAAGAGGGGAAATTGAAAGCGCCCGGGTACGCTTGGGACGGCAGATATTTCAAAGACGCCAATCCGCTTATTATTGAAGATTTAAAAAACCGGCAGCTTCTTTTTAAGACCGAACTTTACGAGCACGACTATCCGTTTTGCTGGCGTTGTCAGTCGCCTCTTATTTATTTCGCGAAGAATTCGTGGTTTTTAAAAACAACGGCGGTTAAAAATCAAATGATCGCCGAAAATAAAAAAATCGGCTGGCATCCGGAGTTTATTCGCGACGGGCGATTCGGCGAGTGGCTTTCCGAAAATGTTGATTGGGCGATTTCGCGCGAGCGTTACTGGGGGACTCCCTTGCCGATATGGCAATGCAACGCGTCCGGATGCGGGCATCAGGAAATAATCGGATCGCTTGAAGAACTGGATAAGTTCGGGACAAAAAGAACTACGCGAGTTTTTATTATGCGTCACGGCGAGGCGGATCATAATGTTAACGGCTATGTGGGGCCGGTTATAAACGGCTCCGGCCTTACCGCAAAAGGCAGAAAACAGGTTGAAAAAGAAGTCAAAAAATTGGTCAAAGAAAAAATAGACATTATAATTTCTTCCCCGTTAACTCGCGCAAAACAAACCGCAGAAATTGTGTCTAAAACATTGGGAGCAAAAATAGAGGTAAACGAAAATATTTATGATTATAACTGGGGCAAACTTCAAGGAAAAACGGTTGCGGAAGGGAACAAATTATTTCCGCTTGAAAGGAGATTTAAAGAATCTCCGCCGGGGGGAGAGAGCATACCGGATGTTCGAGCGAGAATGATGATGGAGTTAAGGAAAGTTGTCAAAAAGCACGGCGGCAAAAATATTTTAATTATCAGCCACGGTGATCCGATATGGATTTTGAACGCGGCGCTTGAAGGGGCTGAAGAAAAAGATTATCCGCGATTATGGTATCCGAAAACAGGCGAAGCAAAAGAACTGAAGCTTCATAATTGGCCGTATAACCGAGCCGGAGAGCTGGATTTGCACCGGCCTTATATTGATTTGATTGATTTGGTTTGTGCCAAATGCGGAGGCGAAATGAAGCGCGTGAAAGAAGTCGCTGATGTGTGGTTTGATTCGGGCGCCGTGCCGTTTGCCCAGGACAACTTTTTATTCGGCGCGAAAGCGAAAAGGCCCAGTCAATACCCCGCCGACTATATTGCCGAGGGAGTTGATCAAACCAGGGGCTGGTTTTATACGCTGCTTGCCGTTTCGTCTCTATTGAAATTGCCGGCGCCTTATAAAAACGTTCTGGTCTTGGGATTGGTTCTTGATGAAAAAGGCGAAAAAATGTCCAAGTCGCGAGGTAACGCGGCTGAACCGCTGACGCTTTTTGAAAAATACGGGGCGGATGCCGTCAGATGGTATTTTTACACCGTTAATCAGCCGTGGGACGAAAAACTTTTTAAAGAATCGGACATCGCGGAGGCCTCGCGAAGATTCCTGAATATTTTTTGGAACTCGTTTGTGTATTGGAGGACTTATAAAGACAAGGGGAGTGTCCTGAAAAAAAAGCCGAGGCTTCTTATAAATAAATGGCTGGACATCAGATTAAACCAGGTTGGATACGACGCGACTGAAGCGCTTGAAAAATTTGACATTGTTCGCGCCGCGCGGATGATTGAAAACTTCGTGGCTGAAGATTTGTCGCGCTGGTATATCAGGCGGATAAGAGACGCCATCAGATTCGGCTCAAAGCCCGAGAAAAAAGAGATAAGCGATATTTTTGGCCTTGCTTTGCGCGAGGTTTCAAAATTAGCGGCTCCTTTTATTCCCTTTTTGACAGACAGGATGTTTTTAGAAGTTATGAAAAACGGCAGTATTCATTTGGAAAAATGGACTAAATTCAAAAAACCGTCAGTATCCGAAAAAAAACTGGTTGAAGAAATGAACGAGGCGAGACGGATTGTTTCCTTGGGGCTTGAAGCGCGGGCGAAAGCCGGCATTAAAGTCCGCCAGCCGCTCGCATTGCTTAAAATCCGAAATCCGAAATCCGAAATCCGAAACAAAAAAGAATTTCTAAATTTAATAGAAGGGGAGGTGAATATTAAAAAAATAGTTTTTGATCCCAAAATCAAAGACGAAGTTGAGTTGGACATAAACATAACTCCCGAACTGAAAGAAGAGGGCCAGCTTCGCGAACTTATACGTCATATTCAGGAGAAAAGAAAAGAAGCCGGTTTTAAGCCGTCAGATAAAATAACTTTTGCCGCATTAACCGACAGCAAAGGCGCCGCCTTTGTAAAGAAGTTTGAGGCAATCCTTAAAAAAGAAGCGGGGATTAAAATAATAATTTTTGGAGAAGCGAAGCAAGAGCGGGGGCCCCTCATTTCTTTAAAATTTAATATATAA
- a CDS encoding arginine--tRNA ligase, translating into MLRGRIKKEIEKLAPKGAEFSIFRPEREAFGDYSSNVAMIAAKAEKKNPRELAADFKKELEKSGLFKKIEIAGSGFLNFWITDGKVAESFGQLSKIKGLPKLNLGKNNKIQIEYVSANPTGPLTLANGRGGFLGDVLGNVLGLAGFKLEREYYVNDTGNQIIILGKSILASAGLIPREEIFYKGDYVKDWAIKNKTKVKKFKDNSLKLGQEAAKDFLKSIKNSLEKKAKIKFDRWTSEDKHIRKRNFVEKARALFDKKNLIYKKDGAVWLKTTDFDDDKDRVLITSDGYPTYFLADSGHYLETLSRGFKKKINILGPDHYGYVARIQAVAEIVGMEESEIIVTQTVRLMKGGEEFKMSKRKGTFVEFEELIDEIGLDASRWFFLERSADTHMDIDLEFAKKQSAENPVYYVQYAHARAASILRKARAASTRPPASVFQPQELSFIKKLLEVADVLEDTAKDYQVQRLTAYAHELAQAFSAYYRDVKVLGSGEDESRRLFIVKSAKNILGSLLKLLGISAPERM; encoded by the coding sequence ATGCTTCGCGGGAGAATAAAAAAAGAAATTGAAAAACTTGCGCCGAAGGGGGCGGAATTTTCCATTTTTCGGCCTGAGCGTGAGGCGTTCGGCGACTATTCGTCAAATGTGGCGATGATTGCGGCTAAGGCGGAGAAAAAGAATCCGCGCGAACTTGCCGCGGATTTTAAAAAGGAACTGGAGAAATCAGGTCTTTTTAAAAAAATTGAAATCGCGGGCTCCGGATTTTTGAATTTCTGGATTACGGACGGAAAGGTTGCGGAAAGTTTTGGGCAGTTATCAAAAATTAAAGGATTGCCTAAACTCAATTTAGGCAAAAATAATAAAATTCAAATTGAATATGTCTCGGCTAATCCAACGGGCCCTCTTACGCTGGCTAATGGCCGGGGTGGTTTTTTAGGAGATGTTTTGGGTAATGTTCTGGGACTCGCCGGTTTTAAACTTGAGCGGGAATATTATGTTAATGACACCGGAAATCAAATAATAATTTTGGGTAAATCAATACTTGCGTCAGCCGGACTGATTCCCCGCGAGGAAATATTTTATAAAGGGGACTATGTTAAAGACTGGGCAATAAAAAATAAAACCAAAGTTAAAAAGTTTAAAGATAATTCCTTAAAACTGGGTCAAGAAGCGGCAAAGGATTTTTTGAAGTCAATTAAAAATTCTTTGGAAAAAAAAGCAAAAATAAAATTTGACCGTTGGACTTCCGAAGACAAACACATCCGCAAGAGAAATTTTGTGGAAAAAGCGCGGGCGCTTTTTGACAAAAAAAACCTTATCTATAAAAAAGACGGCGCCGTGTGGCTGAAAACAACCGATTTTGACGACGATAAGGATAGGGTCCTTATAACTTCCGACGGCTATCCGACATATTTTTTGGCAGACTCCGGACACTATCTGGAAACTTTGTCACGAGGGTTCAAGAAAAAAATAAATATTTTGGGTCCTGACCACTACGGATATGTTGCGCGTATTCAGGCGGTTGCCGAAATTGTGGGAATGGAGGAATCCGAAATTATTGTTACCCAAACCGTGCGACTGATGAAGGGCGGAGAAGAATTTAAGATGTCCAAACGCAAAGGGACATTTGTGGAATTTGAAGAACTGATTGATGAAATTGGGTTGGATGCTTCTCGTTGGTTTTTTTTGGAACGCTCGGCCGATACCCACATGGACATTGATTTGGAATTTGCCAAAAAACAATCGGCGGAAAACCCCGTTTATTATGTCCAGTACGCGCACGCGCGCGCCGCTAGCATTTTAAGAAAAGCTCGCGCCGCGAGCACTCGGCCTCCAGCTTCCGTCTTCCAGCCTCAAGAACTGAGTTTTATAAAAAAACTTCTTGAGGTTGCCGATGTTTTGGAAGACACGGCGAAAGATTATCAAGTTCAGCGCCTGACCGCTTACGCCCATGAACTTGCGCAGGCGTTTTCGGCTTACTACCGAGATGTGAAGGTTTTAGGCTCGGGCGAAGATGAATCGCGCCGGCTTTTCATAGTAAAGTCCGCCAAAAATATCCTCGGTTCGCTCTTGAAGCTTCTCGGCATCTCGGCTCCGGAAAGGATGTAA
- a CDS encoding thiamine pyrophosphate-binding protein, which translates to MTYLPKKQIRVNITQKVGLKIDKGGARAMTQKTLSRFLLAALSCRGVKHIFGVPGDYILDLVYALGEQSEIANITTRTEAGSAFAANIYGRIKGLGACYGSYNVGCLNMLSAVTDAKTNFCPLVVIGSEIALNKRSETHCLFHHQTRMGYFDDQRDNFVNLLGPERTISLVDHRRAWRQIISMIDMAMRDKQPVYIGVPQDMWNRLIETPRYLPSPPAKTLTWLPESKFQNLLQRTMSLLDDAARPVILIGHLAQRFGLTESIARFSQKARIPVISSFNGRGDFPLTHPLFTGAYVGTASYPEIAGVMAETSDCLMEIGVYNYEVNHGLREPKLPRPSLKIDLPERAIVIGNHYATISAKDAVHFINLLTENVLPRDDEKVESFADYTEKETKNYQKTLVRASDAVPMPIKTADIAPILNAFFSKNTDMPLIADTGDAMMIALQVLSPAGYFTSSNYGTMGISVGAFGVEFAGKRPVVLVGDGAFSMWEGELGSFKKYGLCPIIIVLNNNGWGMLRHKNQNAESLTLAPIHFHRLAKAIDYGRGFLVLTPNGFAEALHQAAESKTLAIINVRLEPDDQSLPMRKLIE; encoded by the coding sequence ATGACTTATTTGCCAAAAAAACAAATAAGAGTTAATATAACGCAGAAAGTCGGCTTGAAAATTGATAAAGGAGGCGCTCGCGCCATGACTCAAAAAACGCTTTCTCGATTTCTATTGGCCGCGCTGTCTTGCCGCGGCGTTAAACATATTTTCGGCGTTCCCGGAGATTACATTCTGGACCTGGTTTACGCTTTAGGCGAACAGTCTGAAATTGCAAATATTACGACGAGAACAGAGGCGGGAAGTGCTTTTGCCGCGAACATCTACGGACGCATAAAAGGCTTGGGAGCATGTTACGGCTCATATAATGTCGGCTGTCTTAATATGCTTTCGGCTGTAACGGATGCTAAAACAAATTTTTGTCCGCTCGTTGTCATTGGTTCTGAAATCGCTTTAAATAAGCGCTCAGAAACTCACTGTCTTTTTCATCATCAGACGCGAATGGGATATTTTGACGACCAGCGAGATAATTTTGTAAACCTTCTCGGTCCCGAACGCACAATCAGCCTTGTGGACCATCGCCGCGCTTGGCGCCAAATTATCAGCATGATTGATATGGCCATGCGCGACAAGCAGCCGGTTTATATCGGAGTTCCGCAGGATATGTGGAATCGACTTATTGAAACGCCGAGATACCTCCCCTCTCCTCCCGCAAAAACTTTGACTTGGCTGCCTGAAAGCAAGTTTCAAAACCTTCTCCAAAGAACAATGTCTTTGCTTGACGATGCCGCAAGGCCCGTAATTCTGATCGGGCATCTCGCCCAACGATTCGGTTTGACAGAATCAATCGCGCGATTTAGCCAAAAGGCTCGCATTCCAGTTATTTCAAGCTTTAATGGCCGCGGTGATTTCCCTCTGACACACCCGCTATTTACAGGCGCATATGTTGGTACCGCAAGCTATCCTGAAATTGCCGGCGTGATGGCGGAAACATCAGATTGTTTAATGGAAATCGGCGTTTATAATTATGAAGTCAACCACGGCCTTAGGGAACCAAAATTGCCAAGGCCCTCGCTTAAAATTGACCTTCCGGAGCGCGCCATTGTTATCGGCAACCACTATGCGACCATATCCGCAAAAGACGCGGTTCATTTTATCAACCTTCTGACGGAGAATGTTTTGCCGAGAGATGATGAAAAAGTTGAATCGTTTGCCGATTATACGGAAAAAGAAACTAAAAATTATCAGAAAACTTTAGTGCGCGCGAGCGACGCTGTTCCCATGCCGATAAAAACGGCCGACATCGCGCCGATCCTGAACGCGTTTTTCAGTAAAAACACGGATATGCCCCTTATAGCTGATACCGGCGACGCAATGATGATCGCTCTTCAAGTATTAAGCCCGGCCGGATACTTCACGTCTTCAAACTACGGAACAATGGGCATCAGCGTCGGCGCGTTCGGCGTTGAGTTTGCCGGCAAAAGGCCGGTTGTTCTTGTCGGCGACGGCGCTTTCTCAATGTGGGAGGGCGAGCTTGGCTCTTTTAAAAAATACGGCCTCTGCCCGATTATTATTGTTCTTAATAATAACGGCTGGGGAATGCTTCGCCATAAAAATCAGAATGCCGAAAGCCTGACGCTGGCACCAATTCATTTTCATCGGCTTGCAAAAGCCATTGATTACGGTCGCGGTTTTCTGGTTTTAACTCCGAATGGATTTGCCGAAGCGCTGCATCAAGCCGCCGAAAGTAAAACGCTTGCCATAATCAATGTGCGGCTTGAACCCGATGATCAGTCGCTCCCCATGCGAAAATTAATTGAATAA
- the recO gene encoding DNA repair protein RecO, with protein MYNLHHTEGVILSETDFGEADRIYNIYTKDFGKISVLAKGIRLEKSKLRTHLTPRSLIRLSFVEGKEFMRLIDAEEIYNLPVNEEIFASFTRAAAFFARMIKGQEKDEAVWELMRGILSDIECLTVEWFEPLFEARLLHRLGYVSLPDKNLGKIISENNWFQPALPKEEISALKNISYKAAMASQL; from the coding sequence ATGTACAACCTTCATCATACCGAGGGCGTAATTTTGTCGGAAACGGATTTCGGCGAAGCCGACCGCATATATAATATCTACACTAAAGATTTTGGGAAAATTTCGGTTTTGGCCAAAGGGATAAGGTTGGAGAAGTCAAAATTAAGAACGCACTTAACGCCGCGATCTTTAATCCGGCTTTCTTTCGTAGAGGGTAAAGAATTTATGCGCCTGATAGACGCCGAAGAAATTTATAATTTACCCGTGAACGAAGAAATATTCGCGTCGTTTACGCGGGCCGCGGCTTTTTTTGCGCGCATGATAAAAGGGCAGGAAAAAGATGAAGCGGTTTGGGAACTTATGCGCGGCATTTTATCCGACATCGAATGTTTGACAGTAGAATGGTTTGAGCCGCTTTTTGAAGCGAGGCTTCTGCATCGTTTGGGCTATGTTTCTTTGCCTGATAAAAATCTCGGAAAAATTATTTCGGAAAATAATTGGTTTCAGCCGGCCTTACCTAAAGAAGAAATTTCGGCTCTCAAAAATATTTCCTATAAAGCCGCAATGGCTTCGCAGCTTTGA
- the smpB gene encoding SsrA-binding protein SmpB: MTGLLQNKKAYFDYEILEKLEAGLELRGFEVKALRNKQGSLLGARVIIRGGEAYIIGMEIPPYQAANTPKEYEPQRTRKLLLKKSEINYLAGKSEQKGLAVIPIQIYAKGQVLKMEIGIARGKKKYDKRAKIKERESKRKIERELKHE, translated from the coding sequence ATGACGGGCCTATTGCAAAACAAAAAAGCATATTTTGATTATGAGATTCTGGAAAAACTGGAGGCGGGGTTGGAATTGCGCGGATTTGAAGTTAAGGCCTTGCGGAATAAACAGGGCTCGCTTTTGGGCGCGCGCGTTATAATCCGCGGGGGCGAGGCCTATATAATAGGAATGGAAATACCACCGTATCAGGCGGCAAACACGCCAAAAGAATACGAACCGCAGCGAACCCGAAAACTTCTTTTAAAAAAGAGTGAAATAAACTATCTGGCCGGAAAATCAGAACAAAAAGGGCTCGCCGTCATACCGATACAAATCTATGCCAAAGGACAAGTGCTGAAAATGGAAATTGGAATAGCCCGAGGAAAGAAAAAATACGATAAACGAGCAAAAATAAAAGAACGCGAATCAAAAAGAAAGATTGAAAGAGAATTGAAACACGAATAA